A genomic region of Nitrospira sp. contains the following coding sequences:
- a CDS encoding NAD(P)-dependent alcohol dehydrogenase produces the protein MLATNGYAAMAAKESLQPFSFERREVGPQDILITISHCGICHSDIHQARDEWGISLFPMVPGHEIVGTVAQVGTAVTAFKVGDRAGVGCFVDSCRTCTSCREGLEQYCDRGTLWTYSGQDKAGQITQGGYSTQIVVDENYVLRIPTTLSPAGAAPLLCAGITTYSPLRQWGVGRYHKLAVVGLGGLGHMAVKIARAMGTEVTVLSTSEKKREDAKRLGAANFVVTSDPQAFTKLQGYFHYILDTVSAPHDYNAYLNLLKTDGTMILVGAPETPTPVEAFSLIFKRRRLAGSLIGGIKETQKMLDFCAQHQIESDVEVIPIQQVNEAYERVLRGDVKFRFVIDMASLK, from the coding sequence ATGCTTGCGACTAACGGCTACGCGGCGATGGCCGCTAAAGAGAGCCTACAACCTTTTTCCTTCGAACGACGCGAAGTCGGCCCCCAGGACATCCTGATCACGATCTCGCACTGCGGCATCTGCCACTCAGATATCCACCAGGCCCGTGACGAGTGGGGCATCTCCCTCTTCCCAATGGTACCAGGACACGAGATCGTCGGAACCGTGGCGCAAGTCGGCACCGCAGTGACAGCCTTCAAGGTTGGTGATCGAGCCGGCGTCGGCTGCTTCGTGGATTCCTGCCGAACGTGCACGTCTTGCCGTGAAGGTCTAGAGCAATACTGCGACCGCGGAACACTCTGGACCTACAGTGGCCAGGATAAAGCTGGCCAGATTACTCAGGGCGGTTACTCGACCCAGATCGTCGTGGACGAGAACTATGTCCTCCGAATTCCCACGACACTCTCCCCAGCGGGAGCGGCCCCGCTGCTCTGCGCCGGCATTACGACCTACTCGCCCCTGCGCCAATGGGGTGTCGGGCGTTATCACAAACTGGCCGTCGTCGGCCTCGGTGGGCTTGGCCATATGGCGGTGAAGATTGCCAGGGCGATGGGAACCGAGGTCACGGTATTAAGCACATCGGAGAAAAAACGGGAGGACGCGAAACGGCTGGGCGCGGCGAACTTTGTCGTCACATCAGATCCTCAGGCCTTTACCAAACTCCAGGGGTACTTCCACTACATCCTCGACACAGTCTCGGCTCCACACGATTACAACGCCTATTTGAACCTCCTGAAGACGGACGGCACTATGATTCTCGTGGGTGCACCAGAAACGCCCACTCCCGTTGAGGCCTTCTCCCTCATTTTCAAACGGAGGCGTTTGGCCGGCTCGCTCATCGGCGGGATCAAGGAAACGCAAAAAATGCTCGACTTCTGCGCGCAACATCAGATCGAGTCGGATGTGGAGGTGATTCCGATCCAACAGGTCAACGAAGCCTACGAACGAGTACTCCGAGGCGATGTGAAGTTTCGATTTGTGATCGACATGGCGTCACTGAAGTAA
- the yacG gene encoding DNA gyrase inhibitor YacG: MLCPTCRQPTTWEENTWRPFCSERCQVTDLGTWAAELYRIPGSPLTSDTGMSESTDDGKVNDCT, translated from the coding sequence ATGCTGTGCCCGACCTGTCGCCAACCAACCACCTGGGAAGAAAACACCTGGCGCCCATTCTGTTCTGAACGCTGTCAGGTCACGGACTTAGGAACATGGGCCGCAGAACTGTACCGCATTCCCGGTTCGCCACTCACCTCGGACACCGGTATGTCTGAATCGACCGACGACGGCAAGGTGAACGACTGCACCTAA
- a CDS encoding glutamine--tRNA ligase/YqeY domain fusion protein, giving the protein MSIPESSHSSNFIRDLVATDRAAGKHDGRVVTRFPPEPNGYLHIGHAKSIALNFGIAQNTPGGMCHLRFDDTNPTTEDPEYVQAIQEDVRWLGVDWHDKIFYASDYFDQLYAFAVTLIRKGKAYVDSHTADEIRVYRGTLTEPGRESPFRTRSIEDNLDLFARMRAGAFADGVHVLRAKIDMGSPNINLRDPILYRIRHATHYRTGTAWGIYPAYDFAHPLSDAIEGITHSLCTLEFEDHRPLYDWVIAETNALHRPQQIEFARLNLTSTVMSKRKLLELVQKQLVTGWDDPRLPTLKGLRRRGVTPEAIRAFCEHIGVSKRDAIVEMQLLEHFIREDLNKRSPRVMAVLRPLKVVIDNYPEGVVEELDAVNNPEDAAAGTRKVPFSRTLYIEQDDFREDPPKQFYRLAPGREVRLRYGYIIKCVSATKDSQTGAITELHCTYDAETRSGSSQEQRKVKATIHWVSAPHAARAAIRLYHPLFLPDQAKLPADQDWTRSLNPQSLELLSGCVVEPSLRSAAPGSRFQFERQGYFCVDPDSSSETLIFNRTVSLKDAWAKIEKTQQAPQR; this is encoded by the coding sequence ATGAGCATACCAGAGTCCTCCCATTCATCGAATTTCATTCGGGATCTTGTGGCGACCGATCGTGCCGCCGGTAAACATGATGGACGGGTCGTCACGCGATTTCCCCCTGAACCCAATGGGTACCTCCATATCGGGCATGCTAAGTCCATCGCCCTCAATTTCGGGATTGCACAGAACACCCCCGGCGGGATGTGCCACCTGAGATTCGACGACACCAATCCAACGACTGAAGACCCTGAATATGTCCAAGCCATTCAGGAAGACGTCCGATGGTTGGGAGTTGATTGGCACGACAAGATATTCTACGCCTCGGACTATTTTGACCAACTCTACGCGTTCGCCGTGACCTTGATCAGGAAAGGGAAGGCCTACGTTGATAGTCACACGGCCGATGAAATCCGTGTGTACCGCGGCACCCTGACCGAACCAGGGCGCGAGAGTCCCTTTCGAACTCGGTCCATCGAAGACAACCTGGATCTGTTCGCGCGCATGCGAGCGGGAGCGTTTGCCGACGGGGTGCATGTCTTACGCGCAAAGATCGATATGGGCTCGCCCAACATTAATCTACGGGACCCGATTCTGTATCGCATCCGACATGCCACGCATTATCGGACCGGCACCGCGTGGGGCATCTATCCCGCGTATGATTTCGCGCACCCGTTGTCCGACGCCATCGAGGGCATCACCCATTCCCTTTGCACCCTCGAATTTGAAGACCACCGCCCCTTGTACGATTGGGTCATTGCTGAAACCAATGCTCTCCATCGTCCACAGCAGATCGAATTCGCCAGACTGAATCTCACCTCCACGGTGATGAGCAAGCGGAAGCTGCTCGAATTGGTCCAGAAGCAACTCGTGACCGGCTGGGATGATCCGCGCCTCCCCACCTTGAAAGGCCTCCGCCGACGAGGCGTGACGCCTGAAGCGATCCGGGCCTTTTGCGAGCACATTGGTGTGTCCAAGCGGGACGCCATCGTCGAGATGCAGCTGCTCGAACACTTCATCCGAGAGGACTTGAACAAACGGTCACCACGCGTGATGGCGGTGCTCCGACCGTTAAAAGTGGTGATCGACAACTATCCGGAAGGCGTTGTTGAAGAACTTGATGCCGTGAATAACCCTGAAGATGCTGCCGCTGGAACTCGGAAGGTTCCCTTCTCACGGACGCTCTACATCGAACAAGACGATTTCCGTGAGGATCCACCAAAACAGTTCTACCGCCTGGCGCCTGGCCGCGAGGTCCGGCTGCGCTATGGATACATCATCAAGTGTGTAAGCGCGACCAAGGACTCTCAAACCGGTGCGATCACCGAACTGCATTGCACCTACGATGCGGAGACCAGAAGCGGATCGTCGCAGGAACAGCGTAAGGTGAAAGCCACTATTCATTGGGTGTCGGCGCCACATGCAGCCCGAGCAGCCATCCGGCTCTATCACCCGCTTTTTCTTCCTGACCAGGCTAAGCTTCCGGCTGATCAGGACTGGACTCGCTCCTTGAATCCTCAATCACTTGAACTCCTCAGCGGCTGTGTGGTTGAGCCAAGCCTCCGGTCAGCCGCACCCGGGTCCCGTTTCCAATTCGAACGGCAGGGATACTTTTGCGTGGACCCCGATTCCTCATCCGAGACACTCATTTTCAACCGGACCGTCTCGCTCAAGGATGCCTGGGCCAAGATCGAGAAAACCCAGCAAGCCCCTCAGCGCTAA
- a CDS encoding deoxyhypusine synthase translates to MYAREFRDGAKDGLEALEPLDPDKITSFSGLLEAMGKTAFGGRHLGHAFDVLWEMIEDPDCHVVMTLSGAMTIAKMGKIITKMIDEGMVQCIISTGALMAHGLTESVGKTHYRHDPAMSDEELFRKGYNRVYDTLEMESNLNYVEHVVAQTLKRLDQDQPLSSAVITREIGKTLAEEIDSDGILKSAYLKKVPVYIPAFTDSEVGLDMGTWAMAREVDRARSQVEPGRDLDILRAIHQSCPLFNPYLDLNSYADHVLSAKRLGIFTIGGGVPRNWAQQVGPYIEISNLRLGLNVKPPRFHYGVRICPEPDYWGGLSGCTYQEGLSWGKFVTPKDGGRFAEVLSDATVVWPLLMMGILERKKAGAVRRP, encoded by the coding sequence ATGTATGCACGTGAATTTCGTGACGGTGCAAAAGACGGCTTAGAAGCGCTCGAGCCGCTGGACCCAGACAAGATTACCTCGTTCAGCGGCCTGCTCGAAGCCATGGGCAAGACCGCGTTCGGAGGACGGCATCTCGGCCACGCGTTCGATGTGCTGTGGGAGATGATCGAGGACCCTGACTGCCATGTGGTAATGACCTTGTCCGGTGCGATGACAATTGCCAAGATGGGGAAGATCATCACGAAGATGATCGATGAAGGCATGGTGCAATGCATCATTTCGACCGGGGCTTTGATGGCGCATGGGCTCACTGAGTCGGTCGGCAAGACACATTATCGCCACGATCCTGCGATGAGTGACGAAGAGCTTTTTCGAAAAGGGTACAATCGCGTCTACGACACGCTTGAGATGGAATCGAATTTGAATTATGTCGAGCACGTTGTCGCGCAAACATTGAAGCGCCTCGATCAAGATCAGCCACTGTCGTCGGCTGTCATCACAAGAGAGATTGGGAAGACGCTGGCGGAGGAGATAGACAGCGACGGAATTTTGAAAAGCGCCTATTTGAAAAAGGTGCCGGTCTATATCCCGGCGTTCACTGATTCGGAAGTGGGGCTGGACATGGGAACCTGGGCGATGGCTCGGGAGGTTGATCGAGCCCGATCGCAGGTCGAGCCCGGGAGAGATCTGGACATTTTACGAGCGATCCATCAATCGTGTCCTTTGTTCAATCCTTACCTCGATCTCAACAGCTATGCCGACCATGTCCTTTCCGCTAAACGACTTGGAATTTTCACGATCGGTGGAGGGGTTCCTCGGAATTGGGCGCAACAGGTGGGCCCATACATTGAAATCAGTAATCTCCGGTTGGGTCTGAACGTGAAGCCGCCTCGATTTCATTACGGGGTGCGAATTTGTCCTGAACCGGATTACTGGGGAGGGCTCAGCGGCTGTACGTATCAAGAGGGGCTGTCTTGGGGAAAATTTGTGACTCCCAAAGACGGTGGGCGATTTGCTGAAGTCTTAAGCGATGCCACGGTTGTCTGGCCTTTGTTGATGATGGGGATTCTTGAGCGAAAGAAGGCTGGCGCGGTGCGTCGCCCATGA
- a CDS encoding DsbA family protein, which translates to MNRVVDRRSVQLFVCGVLLWSSSVLAGPSPETDVRIRGQANAPVTLIEYSDFTCGYCVKFFKQTWPRIQARYVDTGKVRFIYRDFPRGDQGSGVDAAMAARCAGVQGQYWAMHDRLFAEGGQLGKHVYLRHAVALSLDQPAFERCVSEGRYTKAIFEDRQEANQWGFHGTPGFILVRTASEPTDKEPAIAIPGAFPFEKFAEEIDRLLAGEKK; encoded by the coding sequence ATGAATCGAGTGGTAGATCGACGATCGGTTCAGCTGTTCGTGTGCGGTGTTCTTCTGTGGTCCTCCTCGGTCCTGGCCGGGCCTTCACCTGAAACCGACGTGCGGATCAGGGGGCAAGCCAACGCACCTGTGACCTTGATCGAATATAGTGATTTCACATGCGGGTATTGTGTGAAATTTTTCAAACAGACGTGGCCACGGATTCAAGCGCGTTATGTCGACACGGGGAAAGTTCGATTTATCTACCGCGATTTTCCACGCGGGGATCAAGGTTCCGGGGTCGATGCCGCGATGGCTGCCCGATGTGCTGGGGTACAAGGGCAGTATTGGGCGATGCATGATCGATTGTTTGCCGAAGGGGGCCAATTGGGCAAGCACGTCTATCTTCGCCATGCTGTGGCGCTTAGTTTGGATCAGCCTGCGTTTGAACGGTGCGTGAGCGAGGGGCGGTATACAAAGGCGATTTTTGAAGATCGTCAGGAGGCCAACCAATGGGGGTTTCACGGAACTCCTGGGTTTATCCTTGTGCGAACGGCCAGTGAGCCGACGGACAAAGAGCCGGCGATCGCGATCCCTGGAGCTTTCCCATTCGAGAAGTTCGCAGAGGAAATCGATCGGCTTCTGGCGGGTGAGAAAAAATAG
- a CDS encoding aldehyde dehydrogenase family protein produces MQTSRPFLVHGQWKSGERLAPVVDPFTGKLVAQVTQATESDVEEAIASTCSAATTMGQLPAHARYNLLQQIAALLYRRRDEIAQTITAEAGKPITDAKREVSRAIQVFTVAAEEARRIPGEVVPLDWTPGSDTHLGMLRRFPIGPILGITPFNFPLNLVAHKVAPALAAGNPILIKPAPQTPLTALLLGEIALEAGLPPGGLNVVPCDNALAERMVVDPRFTLLSFTGSASVGWMLKAKCGKKKVTLELGGNAGVIIEPDADLELAAQRCAAGGFGYAGQTCISVQRVYVHHSVADVFTTKLLMYVARLKVGDPADETTTVGPLIDHATAQRVEGWIGEAVAEGARVLLGGKRRGSLIEATVLSNVKPDMKVSCREVFGPVVTVTPYRQLSEAVALLNQSDYGLQAGLFTQDINKIFYAFRHLEVGAVLANEIPTFRADHMPYGGVKDSGLGREGVRAAIEDMTEPRMLILNLKDPPKLPEKSA; encoded by the coding sequence GTGCAAACATCCCGTCCGTTCCTCGTGCATGGCCAATGGAAGTCAGGCGAGCGCTTGGCCCCGGTCGTTGATCCGTTCACCGGAAAACTCGTCGCCCAGGTCACCCAAGCGACGGAATCGGATGTCGAGGAGGCCATCGCGTCTACGTGCAGTGCGGCGACCACCATGGGTCAGCTGCCGGCGCATGCCAGATATAATCTGCTCCAGCAGATCGCGGCCCTGCTCTATCGACGGCGAGATGAGATCGCGCAGACCATCACGGCGGAGGCCGGTAAGCCGATCACCGATGCGAAGCGGGAAGTCAGCCGGGCAATCCAAGTCTTCACGGTCGCCGCCGAAGAGGCACGTCGCATTCCCGGAGAGGTGGTCCCGCTGGATTGGACACCCGGCTCCGATACGCACCTTGGCATGCTCCGCCGATTTCCAATCGGCCCGATTCTTGGCATTACGCCCTTCAATTTTCCGCTGAACCTCGTGGCGCACAAAGTGGCGCCGGCGCTCGCCGCTGGGAATCCAATTCTGATCAAGCCGGCGCCTCAAACTCCGTTGACGGCGTTGCTCCTCGGAGAGATCGCGCTCGAAGCAGGACTTCCTCCAGGTGGGCTCAACGTGGTGCCTTGCGACAATGCCCTTGCCGAGCGGATGGTGGTCGATCCGCGATTCACGTTGCTGAGTTTCACCGGAAGTGCCTCGGTGGGATGGATGCTGAAGGCAAAATGTGGGAAGAAAAAAGTCACGCTCGAACTTGGCGGGAACGCCGGTGTGATCATCGAGCCCGATGCCGACCTTGAACTGGCGGCCCAGCGTTGCGCGGCGGGCGGATTTGGGTATGCCGGTCAGACGTGCATTTCCGTACAGCGGGTGTATGTGCATCATTCGGTCGCCGATGTGTTTACGACCAAGTTGCTCATGTATGTCGCTCGATTGAAGGTGGGAGATCCTGCCGATGAAACGACCACCGTCGGTCCTCTCATCGATCATGCGACTGCTCAGCGTGTGGAAGGCTGGATCGGGGAAGCGGTTGCGGAGGGCGCGCGCGTGTTGTTGGGAGGAAAGCGGAGGGGCTCGCTCATCGAAGCGACGGTGTTGTCCAATGTGAAGCCCGATATGAAAGTCTCGTGTCGGGAGGTGTTCGGGCCGGTTGTGACCGTGACGCCGTATCGTCAGCTCAGCGAAGCCGTGGCGCTGCTCAATCAATCGGACTATGGATTGCAGGCCGGTCTGTTCACGCAGGATATCAACAAGATTTTTTACGCCTTTCGGCATCTGGAAGTCGGTGCGGTCTTGGCGAATGAGATTCCCACGTTTCGGGCAGATCATATGCCCTACGGCGGGGTGAAAGACTCCGGCTTGGGCCGCGAAGGCGTGCGTGCCGCGATCGAAGATATGACCGAGCCGCGCATGCTCATCTTGAATTTAAAAGACCCCCCTAAATTACCTGAAAAAAGTGCCTAG
- a CDS encoding arginine decarboxylase, pyruvoyl-dependent — translation MVPKHMFLTRGVGVHKEKLTSFEEALRSAGVAYCNLVSVSSILPPHCKVVPRKRGEQLLKPGEITFCVMARSETNERNQLVSASVGLAKPTDLGTYGYLSEHHAHGETDEETGEYTEDLAAQMLATTLGVEFDPNVAWKEREQVFKMGGKIVKTQNITQSAVGKKGKWTTVIALAVFIPPENVPTRSRR, via the coding sequence ATGGTACCGAAGCATATGTTTTTAACGAGAGGAGTGGGGGTCCACAAGGAAAAGCTGACCTCCTTCGAGGAAGCGCTGCGCAGTGCCGGTGTGGCCTACTGCAACCTCGTCAGCGTGTCGTCCATTCTTCCGCCCCATTGCAAGGTGGTTCCCAGAAAGCGTGGGGAGCAACTGTTGAAGCCTGGAGAGATTACGTTTTGTGTCATGGCCCGATCCGAAACCAACGAACGCAATCAGCTGGTGTCAGCCTCCGTCGGTCTTGCGAAGCCCACCGACCTCGGCACGTATGGCTATCTCTCCGAGCACCATGCCCATGGTGAGACGGACGAGGAGACCGGAGAATATACGGAAGATCTCGCGGCACAGATGCTGGCGACGACGTTAGGCGTCGAGTTCGATCCGAATGTGGCGTGGAAAGAGCGTGAACAAGTATTCAAGATGGGTGGGAAAATCGTCAAGACCCAGAATATCACCCAGTCGGCTGTCGGGAAGAAGGGGAAGTGGACGACGGTCATTGCATTGGCGGTCTTCATCCCACCGGAAAATGTGCCCACCCGGTCTCGCAGGTAG
- the speB gene encoding agmatinase, with translation MTLPVGWEGPDHNFLGVDEPWCHPDHAGVYVLPAPYEHTSSYIRGSDHGPSAILEASSQVEFYDEQLGTEPFREWGGIATASPLDLKGSVDRAAVDAIEAFVSPHVGIGRFLITLTGEHTGALGAIRAHAKRYPQMTVVQIDAHGDLREAYQGNPFSHASVMARVVDDGLPLVQVGIRSISREEVARIDATDRIKTFFAATILDPSGPYEGKASNWIPDVVAACRTPVYLTFDCDGLDASIMPALGTPEPGGLGWYETISLITALANGPGIVGMDVSEIAPIEGFVAPQFSIARLIYRMLGRIKAGRRVH, from the coding sequence ATGACGCTTCCAGTTGGTTGGGAGGGGCCCGACCACAACTTCCTTGGCGTTGATGAACCCTGGTGTCATCCGGACCACGCGGGTGTCTACGTGTTGCCTGCTCCCTACGAGCACACCTCCAGCTATATCCGCGGATCGGACCATGGCCCCTCCGCCATTTTGGAAGCCTCGTCTCAGGTTGAATTCTACGACGAACAACTCGGGACTGAACCGTTCCGAGAATGGGGCGGAATCGCGACGGCTTCACCGCTCGATCTCAAGGGGAGCGTCGACCGCGCAGCCGTCGACGCCATTGAAGCGTTTGTTTCCCCGCATGTTGGAATCGGACGGTTTCTCATCACGCTGACGGGTGAGCACACCGGCGCCTTGGGAGCGATCCGGGCCCATGCGAAGCGATATCCGCAGATGACCGTGGTGCAGATTGATGCCCATGGAGACCTACGGGAGGCCTATCAAGGTAATCCGTTCAGCCATGCCAGTGTCATGGCGCGGGTCGTGGACGATGGATTACCACTGGTGCAGGTAGGCATCCGATCGATCAGCCGGGAAGAGGTCGCTCGTATCGACGCCACGGATCGGATCAAGACATTTTTTGCGGCGACGATCCTTGATCCATCCGGTCCGTACGAAGGCAAAGCATCGAACTGGATACCAGATGTGGTCGCGGCCTGCCGAACGCCTGTGTACCTCACATTCGACTGTGATGGGCTGGATGCGTCCATCATGCCCGCTTTAGGTACTCCTGAGCCGGGTGGTCTCGGGTGGTACGAGACTATCAGCCTCATCACCGCGCTGGCCAACGGGCCTGGCATCGTCGGGATGGATGTCAGCGAGATCGCTCCCATCGAAGGATTCGTGGCGCCGCAATTTTCCATTGCACGGTTGATCTATCGCATGCTCGGACGGATCAAGGCCGGTCGTCGCGTCCACTAG
- a CDS encoding pseudouridine synthase codes for MRINKFFTEHGICSRREADRLIESGVVTINGRVATLGDQVETSDVVARAGRVIPWGKPNLYIKYHKPVGVTTTSESHVARNIIAEIGHPERIFPIGRLDKDSSGLILLTNDGNIVNEILRAEFGHEREYLVQVDRPFDQAFLDRMACGVVILGRITRPCRMTRVGRDQFRIILTEGRNRQIRRMCHVLGYRVITLHRTRIMHITVIGLRAGEWKELTSEEREPLFAAVGRGSG; via the coding sequence ATTCGCATCAATAAGTTTTTCACGGAACATGGGATCTGTTCCCGACGTGAAGCAGACCGGCTAATTGAGTCGGGCGTCGTCACGATCAATGGCCGGGTCGCCACACTCGGTGACCAGGTCGAGACAAGCGACGTTGTTGCCCGAGCGGGCCGTGTCATTCCGTGGGGGAAGCCGAACCTCTATATCAAGTATCACAAGCCGGTCGGCGTGACGACCACGAGCGAATCGCATGTCGCCCGCAACATCATTGCGGAAATCGGACACCCGGAACGGATTTTTCCCATCGGACGGCTGGATAAGGATTCATCCGGCCTCATCTTGCTGACGAACGATGGGAACATCGTGAACGAGATTCTCCGCGCCGAATTCGGACATGAACGGGAGTACCTCGTGCAGGTCGATCGTCCGTTCGACCAAGCATTCCTGGATCGCATGGCCTGCGGAGTCGTCATTCTCGGACGCATCACGAGGCCTTGTCGGATGACGCGCGTCGGGCGTGATCAGTTTCGCATCATCCTGACCGAGGGACGGAACCGGCAGATCAGGCGCATGTGTCACGTGCTTGGCTATCGTGTGATCACGCTGCACCGGACGAGGATCATGCACATTACGGTGATAGGGTTGAGGGCCGGGGAGTGGAAAGAGCTCACGAGTGAAGAGCGGGAGCCGTTGTTCGCGGCGGTTGGGCGGGGTTCTGGCTGA
- the nhaR gene encoding transcriptional activator NhaR, producing MDWLNYHHLLYFWSVAKHGTMTKACEELRLAQPTISGQIGQLENTLGEKLFIRTGRRLALTEMGHLVFKYAEDIFSTGQELMNTVKGQVNGHPARLVVGIADAVPKPLATQLLKSALKLYRPTRLICQEDKLLQLLTDLTAHRLDLVIADTPPPSTIKEHAYSHPLGESGVTLFATAKLTAQYRREFPQSLTSAPLLLPTPNAVLRRLLDQWLVNHGLRPNIVGEFDDSATLKAFGQDGYGIFPGASVIEKEICRQYRVQVLGRLDGLKQHFYAITVERRLKHPAVLALVRTARQELLS from the coding sequence ATGGATTGGTTGAATTACCATCATCTCTTGTATTTCTGGTCTGTCGCGAAGCACGGCACCATGACGAAAGCGTGCGAAGAACTCCGCTTGGCTCAACCCACGATCAGCGGACAGATCGGACAGTTGGAAAATACCTTGGGCGAAAAGTTGTTCATCCGAACAGGGCGACGGCTGGCGTTGACGGAGATGGGACATCTGGTGTTCAAGTACGCCGAAGACATCTTTTCGACCGGGCAGGAGCTGATGAATACGGTCAAAGGGCAGGTGAATGGGCATCCTGCCCGACTGGTCGTCGGCATCGCAGACGCCGTTCCAAAACCGCTGGCGACCCAACTCCTCAAGTCGGCTCTGAAACTGTACCGACCAACCCGTTTGATCTGCCAAGAAGACAAACTACTCCAACTCTTGACCGATCTGACGGCCCATCGATTGGATCTCGTGATCGCTGACACACCACCCCCATCAACCATCAAGGAGCACGCCTACAGCCATCCCTTGGGTGAATCAGGAGTCACGTTGTTTGCAACGGCGAAGCTGACGGCACAATATCGTCGAGAATTTCCGCAGTCATTAACCAGCGCCCCCTTGCTCCTCCCAACACCCAACGCCGTGCTTCGACGACTGCTCGACCAATGGCTGGTCAACCATGGGCTGCGGCCCAACATTGTGGGAGAGTTCGACGACAGCGCAACCTTGAAGGCGTTCGGCCAGGACGGATATGGCATCTTCCCCGGCGCGTCGGTGATCGAAAAGGAGATCTGCCGCCAATACCGAGTGCAGGTGCTCGGACGGCTTGATGGGCTCAAGCAACATTTCTATGCGATCACGGTGGAGCGACGGCTGAAGCACCCGGCCGTTCTTGCTCTCGTCCGGACCGCCCGGCAGGAGTTGCTGAGTTAG